The Henckelia pumila isolate YLH828 chromosome 2, ASM3356847v2, whole genome shotgun sequence genome includes a window with the following:
- the LOC140877255 gene encoding 3-ketoacyl-CoA synthase 11-like, whose amino-acid sequence MKDLRAAKQILGMRILIDRVNGVLKLSQAKYVKKVLSRINMDEAKPVTTHLASHFKLTKAQSPSTEQEHAYMNKVSYASAVGSLVYAMVFTKPDIPHAVGVVSRRTNQDLQGYVDADMSGDLDDRKSTTGYVFILCGTTISWVSMLQKIVALSTIEAEYVAVTEVSKEMIWLRSFLEELDQKFEDSTLHSAIQNPDIPKTAIKTQLFVDAAAGIHGHIRDLNSLTIFCMLLTLATSLYLISIIFNPWTKIFLVDFACYNPDASFQYSREDVVRTVEAVLSPENTSFFKKVVERSGMGDNTFLYGLDDFPPKSTFECARAEAETVILGAVDELLAKTAVAPAEIGVVIVNISAFNPVPFLSAMIVNRYKLKEDVLTYSLGGMGCSAGIITVDLAKRLLLQVICNSYALIMSFESVTSNYYVGEDRSKNYATTTWARIDRNSSRTVSFGWAAPRMTLYRFGNTSSSSVWYQLGYSEAKGRIKRGDRVWMIGFGSGFKCNSGVWHALSAVDPEKESNAWTDVIQHFPVEGTG is encoded by the exons ATGAAGGATTTGAGAGCTGCAAAACAAATTCTTGGTATGAGGATCTTGATAGATAGGGTGAACGGAGTCTTGAAGTTATCTCAGGCAAAGTACGTGAAAAAAGTGCTTAGCAGAATCAACATGGATGAAGCTAAACCGGTTACTACTCATTTGGCTAGTCACTTTAAACTAACCAAAGCTCAATCACCATCGACGGAGCAGgagcatgcttatatgaataaggTCTCTTATGCATCTGCTGTTGGAAGCCTCGTGTATGCAATGGTGTTCACCAAACCAGACATACCACATGCAGTGGGAGTTGTGAGCAG GAGGACTAATCAGGACTTACAAGGATATGTCGATGCCGACATGAGTGGTGACCTAGACGATAGAAAGAGTactactggatatgtgttcataTTATGTGGTACAACAATAAGTTGGGTGTCCATGTTGCAAAAGATTGTTGCACTTTCGACTATTGAAGCTGAATACGTTGCAGTGACAGAAGTGAGTAAAGAGATGATTTGGTTGAGATCATTCCTTGAGGAATTGGATCAAAAGTTTGAGGATAGCACGTTAcact CCGCAATCCAAAACCCGGATATCCCGAAAACCGCCATAAAGACGCAGCTATTCGTGGACGCAGCAGCAGGTATTCACGGTCATATCCGTGACCTGAACTCACTCACCATTTTCTGCATGCTTCTAACCCTAGCAACATCCCTTTACCTCATTTCCATAATATTCAACCCTTGGACCAAGATTTTTCTGGTCGATTTCGCGTGTTACAACCCCGACGCATCGTTTCAATACTCGAGAGAAGATGTCGTCCGCACGGTGGAGGCCGTGCTATCCCCGGAGAACACATCCTTTTTCAAGAAAGTGGTGGAGAGGTCTGGAATGGGAGATAACACGTTCCTGTATGGTTTGGACGATTTCCCGCCCAAATCGACCTTTGAATGTGCTCGAGCCGAAGCTGAGACTGTGATATTAGGAGCTGTCGATGAGCTGTTGGCGAAGACTGCGGTGGCGCCGGCGGAGATTGGCGTGGTTATAGTGAATATATCTGCGTTTAATCCGGTGCCGTTTCTGTCCGCCATGATTGTGAACAGGTATAAGCTTAAGGAAGATGTTTTGACTTATAGTTTGGGCGGGATGGGTTGCAGCGCTGGAATCATCACCGTAGACCTTGCCAAACGGCTTCTGCTGCAGGTAATatgtaata GTTATGCCTTGATAATGAGCTTCGAGAGCGTGACCAGCAACTACTACGTGGGCGAGGATCGATCGAAAAATTatg CAACTACTACGTGGGCGAGGATCGATCGAAACTCCTCACGAACTGTCTCTTTCGGATGGGCGGCGCCGCGGATGACTCTCTACAGATTCGGGAACACGTCGAGCAGTTCGGTGTGGTATCAGTTGGGTTACTCGGAGGCCAAAGGGCGGATCAAGAGAGGCGACCGCGTGTGGATgatcgggttcgggtcgggGTTTAAGTGTAACAGCGGAGTGTGGCATGCTTTGAGTGCTGTTGATCCTGAAAAAGAGAGCAATGCATGGACTGATGTCATCCAACATTTTCCAGTGGAAGGTACTGGTTGA
- the LOC140884532 gene encoding uncharacterized protein: MVDSNQINQRMSVIILWALICLCSEQALAKSRVPISDSEIKEKKNECYADIESGLWGQRCTSSMIAKENCALQCLSPVCYELIYESDPLEEGEKDYTRSSEYKYCMHRASLGESLDGIKGFFV, translated from the exons ATGGTTGATTCCAATCAGATAAATCAACGAATGTCTGTAATAATCTTGTGGGCTTTGATTTGTCTGTGTTCCGAACAAGCTCTTGCGAAATCTCGAGTCCCAATTTCT GATTCGGAGATTAAAGAGAAGAAAAACGAGTGCTATGCGGACATAGAGAG TGGATTGTGGGGTCAGCGATGCACGTCTTCAATGATAGCCAAGGAGAATTGTGCTTTACAATGCCTATCGCCGGTTTGTTACGAGCTTATCTATGAGAGTGATCCG TTGGAAGAAGGGGAGAAAGATTACACGAGGAGTTCGGAATACAAGTACTGCATGCACAG GGCATCTCTTGGCGAGAGTTTAGATGGTATCAAAGGTTTTTTCGTGTGA